Genomic window (Microcaecilia unicolor chromosome 8, aMicUni1.1, whole genome shotgun sequence):
GTGGATGTAACACTTtgtggaggattggcctagtggttaggtgtagcgggttgtggacctgggaattgggtttgattcctgctgctgcctaacAATTGGGGCAGTGGGTTGAGACCCTgtggaactgggcttgattcccactgcagctccttgtgaccctgggcaagtcacttaaccctccattggcccaggtacaaataataatTAGTGAGCCCATTTGGGACTGAAAAGTACCTGTGCAGATATTTGTGTGTGAACCTgctatcctctggattctatatagcacgcctagcgtTCCGCTTCAAAATACGTATTgtataacaacgcgtgtaacttaattggcttaagccaatcagcattattaacagcacttaagcaataatgagcactaattgacaataattaaaatttacatgcgcaaatcgctaagtgtatttgtaatgcacagcacctaaattttaatgcacgctggcaaaagggggcatggttatgagctgggaaatgggcgtttcgttggcgttctaaaatttacgttctctgttatagaatataggcgcaaatatatagaatctcccccatgccTATGAGTAGGCTTGAGCAGTATATCAGATGTGATAAATATGTacacacaccctcccccccccccccccccattgcagggCAAtatagaaagtgtgtgtgtgtgtgtataatacACACatgctctgaaaacctatctctttaacaaggcctaccacgagaacccataactaaaTACAACACAACACCTAAACACCCTCTATCCAGATTGTCATAACAGAGCGATGCCATAACAgagctttgtaagccacattgagcctgcaaataggtgggaaaatgtgggatacaagtgcaataaataaattaccttACAAGCATTTTCTGAATTTTGGATAAGGCACATAATTGTGTAGTGAGGTGTGGAACAGCCAGAGGTTTATGCAATATCTTAGCGCTGTAACCCCAGTCCATGCAATAGACACATCAATTTTGTAAGTATAGTGAAGTGCACTAGAAACACCACTGAGGAAGCCAAAGACTCTTTGCTGACATCTAGTGGTACCTGGAGCACACATCATTTTCACTATAGTACAGAACAGAATGAAAATGATGTGTACATGGTATGATCCAAGGATGATCGCAGTTCTGTGATGCTTTGCTctttactgaactttctgcaaGAAGACAGGTATTGTACAGCAAACtttttccccctcttttcccACCAGGCACAAGTGAAATATCTCCGTTGTATTGCTGTCTCGTGTTTTCTGCTTGCTGCTAAGACCAGTGAAGAAGATGAGGTTAGTCCATTTTACTGGGAGAGGTGGCACCTAGAGGCATTAGCTCTTCAGTAGGAAAATCTGGATTGTACATTACAATACAAGGAAATCAGTTTACTGACCTATCATCACCCTGCTCAGAGAAGGCCCAGAACTAGAATTAAGGTTTGCAATTAATTGTTTAGGTAGTGTAAAACTAAAATCTTTCAGCactccctcaagctgtaggtcTTACCCTATGCTTTCGAAGTAGAGGCTGGTGCACTGCAGTAACTAGTGGTGTAATTTTATACAGCTATCAACTGGGCCACGGTGCAAACACCAAACAATTCAACTGGGAAATACCCCAAGTATTGTTTAGCCAAGCAATCGCAGGTAGCCATTAAAATTGAGCAGCTGGGAGCACAAACTGCTGCTGATAAAAGCCACCGTGGATGGGTTTAGAGCAAATAATAAAACTGGAGCCTAGCAGTAGATAATGACCACAGGAAGTAGATACCACCGAGCATAccaagatggggtggggggggggggagggggagaaataggTTACCACAAACAGAGTGCAGAGAGCAGCACAGGAAATGTTGCAGACAGAACTTGTGCCAGTTATAGAGGGCTAAAGACTGAACTTATATAGGGCTCTGTTTCCTACACTCTTAAAAAGTACGTTTCTAGTTCTTCATCTCCTCTGAGGTTCACTCTCTCCCCTCTATTCCTCTGCATTCTCTTGTGCTCTGTCTTTTCCCATTTGTTCTGATGGTGCAGTATGCAGTCAGGGCAGGCTTAAGCTTTTGGTGGGTCCTAAGCAAACAAacgcattgcccccccccccccccccccccccaccattgtagTATAAATACACTTTAAAActccagagaaaagcagaaagatGAGAAACAAGCAGGTAAGAAACACTTGCACAGGAGGCAGGGAGAATAGCAACACCACTGCGGGGACTGTAGCTCTGGTGCCCCCACCCTTACTCCCACTCTTCTTTCTAGTAGCAGCTGACTCTCTGGGGCAAAAGCTAGCTTGGGAACCATTGAAGAAGCACTAGGCACATgactagtttgcctatgccttactCTTGCCCTGAATATGGTACTTTGTATGCATCTACAAGTATTGGAAAGGACTTTCCAGATGTGCCATTCAATCAGATTTGACACTTGGCAACCACACAATGAGGGATTTCTCCCATGTTTTCCTTGCAATGATACAGGAGTAGTTGGCCATTGCCTTCTCCCAAGGCATGGAGAGTAAAGAGGCTTACTGATGACCACAAGGACCCACTGTGGGTTCTGATCCTGGTCCCTTTGGTTCCtagcctgctgctgtaaccattaggctactcctctgctttaTGTGCTTTAATATAAAATGCAAAATACCCTTGCTGCTGGCCATGTCTTGCAGATAATTAGAAGATAGGAGGAGTCAACGTTTTGCCGTATTACAAGGTCTTCCACAGGACTGTTTGGTTGTGTGTTTTATCCTAGCCCACTGCTTACGTGCCCACTACCAGCCTACTGAGTTTCAGAAGGAAGCTCTCATTGGTGCAATGGAAGTCTGAGGGGCACCAGCTCTAAATATGAAACACTGACTGAAGCCTGAGGTTCAGACCTGCCACAGTTTGCAGAAAACAAACTCCTTTGGAGATGCTGCCACCTAAAAGAAATGGCTGACAACGTGGTCTTTGGAGACGCTGCCGCCTAAAAGAAGTGGCTGACAACGTGGTCTTTGGAGACGCTGCCGCCTAAAAGAAGTGGCTGACAACGTGGTCTTTGGAGACGCTGCCGCCTAAAAGAAGTGGCTGACAACGTGGTCTTTGGAGACGCTGCCGCCTAAAAGAAGTGGCTAACAACGTGGTCTTTGGAGACGCTGCCGCCTAAAAGAAGTGGCTGACAACATGGTCTTTAGAGACGCTACCGCCTAAAAGAAGTGGCTGACAACGTGGTCTTTGGAGACGCTGCCGCCTAAAAGAAATGGCTGACAACGTGGTCTTTAGAGACGCTGCCGCCTAAAAGAAGTGGCTGACAACGTGGTCTTTGGAGACAATGCCGCCTAAAAGAAGTGGTTGACAACATGGTCTAAACCAGTTTGCAGTGAATCTCAAGATTTAACATTTGTGACTAGCTTTAcaaagtgattaaaaaaaaagggaatagTAAAAATTCATCCATTAAAGCAATTTAAAAAACATACAATGACAATTCTTTTTACAGTTCAAAACCAGTTCCCACCGGTGTTTGCTGCTCATCCTTAATGTCCTGGAAACTTCTGCAGCTTTCCAGTGGAAACAAAACACAGCCACGTTTGTAGGAATTTGTTTTCTAATCTATCCCTTGGGATTCAGTCCCCAAGGTACCTCTAATTTTGAAACTTTGGTTGATGTGTTTGCACTACCCTTCTCCTCCCTCTCAAACAGGTCACTTCTGTCCTTGGGCTTTGGCCTCTGGTTCTGGGAACAGAGACTATATTGAACTTTTATGCCTACAGTACTGCCAGTTATTCACTTAGTCTGTGCCACCCCTATCTTTCTGGCCACTTTCCTGTGCTACTACACATTCATAATCTTTTTACAGCTTTCTAGGTGCCATAGCTGGTAACCATCTGGGCCTGATTTTATGGGTACCGTAGCAGTGCTTTGGCACACACCTTGATGCAATGCACCACAATAAAATGCTACACACAAGCAATAGAGGCAGTACCCAAGCATGCAGCCTGAAGTGGTTTATTAACATGGTCCTGCCTGTCAAGAAACAGAAGAGAAACACGGAGGTTTGACCTCGtcagttgtttttattttttctttgttacAAGGTACTACCATCGGTGAAGAAGCTGGCGGTGCAGAGTGATTGCCGATGTTCTACAGCGGAAGTTCTGAGAATGGAAAGGATCATTCTAGATAAACTTCACTGGGATCTATTTACAGCAACACCAGTGGATTTCCTGAACACAGTAAGTTTTCCGCAAATTTCAGACTAGCAACGTACTTTTCCTTTGCAATAAATGGAGCCGTTTACCAAACAAGACTGAAAAATACATAAGCACAGCCCTGTGCATGTTCCATTTTAAACTATTTACCAGTAGTTAAAGAATGTAAAAACTGAGTGTTCATTtatatagcaattttcaaaactttaaTATTCCATTTTATCACTAGACTTTCATTTTAAAGGACAACTAAATCTCTTTTAGAAAGTTATCTAAACTGTGTGGATAATAAATATTCTGTTTAAATagacactgcaaaaatatttctgtattcCATTCTATTCTAATACTGTACATAGAAGGCTGTCAGCTCTCGCTACACTTGAAACAGAGGTACACTAAGAagcctgtctgtttgtctgtatgGAGACCATTAAGTCTGGCACTTACTAAAGTCAGTTTTCTTTAGGGCTCTGTCCTAAATTGGTTTATGAGAAAGTTAGTCTTTGTGGATTGGGATGATGCAGGGAACATAATTTACGCCCCTCGCATCTCGGCTTTTATTTCTTGCTTTCATGATATTATTCCTAGGTCTCCTTTCCTTTTCTCCTCTATAAGTTTGGCATTGAAATTGTGCACCTTCCATTATGGCTGCAATCCCTGCTTTAACTCTGTCCTGAGTTCATATTTCAATTCCTATGTATTAGTGCAACAGCTGCTTTGGGGTTCTGCTGGAGGGCAGCCAGTAGCTGCTGAGCCTTGATTTTACTTAGTTTCAAATGGGGAGAGATTTTCAGAACatcattcaattaaaaaaaaaaaaaaagtaacccaacACCAAAAAGAGGAGAATCTCACTTCTTTTGGTCATTGAAATCCTCGGCTTGTGTTTTGTGATTACAGTTGCTTTAACTCCCCATCTAGTGGAAACAGACAGTAACCAGTTGTTGACTTGTTTACCAATTACCCTGAAGCAGTGCAACTCTCTCCATGTGCCCACTTGCATGCTTCAACTATTTAAAACAAGAAACCATTtggataataaataaaatattgcggTTAACTCAAGCTAGTCAGAAAATACAGGCCTTTCACAGTCATTACAAGCTCAAACAGTTGAATAGTTAGAATGTACATCACTGACCAACTCATACACGGTGAAAGGGAAGGATTGTTCCAGGCCTCCTGATGTGAATCAATGTTAGTTTGAACTTTTGGCCAATAACACATGTAAGGTAGGATGTCCACAGTTGAGCTTGGATGTATTACATTGATATATCTATttcccccccccatctttttcaGTTCCATGCCATGGTGATGTCCAACTGGCCCCAGCTACTATATAGGCTTGCTCAGATGAATCCTTCCCGCCATGTTGCATTCTTGACTAGGCAGCTACAGCACTGTATGGCCTGCCACCAGCTAGTGCAGTTTAAGGGCTCCACATTGGCCTTGGTGATCATCACCTTAGAACTGGAGAGGCTGACTCCTGACTGGTTTCCCGTTATTACTGATCTGCTGAAGAAAGCACAGGTACGAATCAAAATGGCGTTTGCCAAAGTTGACACATAGATACAAGATTTGGCCAAATGCTGTAGAAATAACAAAGATGGCGGAAAACAAACCGGTACCCTCAATTCACCAGCTGTGACCCAGTCAATTGATCTTCAATCTAGCCCTGTTGTGTATCAGCTTAAATAATTGCCACTGAAAATTGATCTTTTCTGAGAAAGTTCATCTGTGAAAACAAGCAGGTCTACAGTGTTTAAATGTGTTTGTAAAATTGTGACTAGTGTCTCCAAGTGTATCTACTCCTAGGATATTTGCTCCAATCAAGGTTCTTGGAAAGATGCAATTATGTATTACAGGTGGCTGTCACAGAATGGTTTTATTGAAACTAATTTCCTGACGTATGAAATGTGACATATTGATTGCACCATTAGATACTACAGTTCACATTTTATTCAACAAGAATTTTTGCTTTGTGAAGTTCCCTCTAAAAGATCCAATGGGACATAACACATTTTAAACAAACTTTGTGCACAACTTACTCAATTTCACCTGACAGTGGGGTAAATGCATCTATATTTTTCATTGCAGGTTGACAGCAGCCACTTCATCCACTGCAAAGAGCTGGTTGACCAGCAATTAATGGTTTTGCCCATTGCCaatgcaatatatatttttaacccGGCCAATCAAATCATCCGGGTTCATCCAAAGGGAAGATTACTGTCTCGCAATTCTAACGGTCAGCATCCACAGCCACTGAGCAACTCAAGGGTCACAGCAAGTCAGCCTGCCCTACCAGAATATGATTCGGCCTCAGATCACAGATACCAAGACACCACAGAGACGGATGAGTTTTACGATGGGTTCCAACACCTGTATAATGAAGATGCTATTCTGGAAGATGCAACAATAAGCAACAGTGACGCAGGCAATAAAGTGAGGCAGGAGGAACACTGTTCTCCTTGCCCACCACTGCAGCCCCCTGAAATACACTGGAATTCATGAACTCCACTGGTAAATCTAGTGTCTAGGTACAAACAAAATGTTGAATTAGGTACCACAACCCAGGCCAGTGTTTCAGGCTAGGGaactggtaaaagaaaaaaaaaactgccattGTGTTATATTGCTTTCTGAAAGTGTTAATTCATTGtgctgtattttttttgtatatttctaACTATGTACAGTGTTTATTGAAATGCTATGAAAAGTCTTTTAAGACGTCTGAATCGGTGAAGTCTTGCACTCAGGGATGAACGGTTCACAAGAGGTGAAGCCAGGGCTCTTgagttggttgtttttttttaggcagCTAGATTTTCATGAAATAGGCCAGGCCACTTTCCatctttctgtgtgtgtgtgtgttttttttttttttaacaaaacgtTTAGTGTTTTTGACATTGTTTGTAGGTTGCAAAAGCCTTTCTGAAGGGgagcacagattttttaggtgttAAAGAGCACTATTACGATGTCTGGTTGGAGATTATTAGATGTTCCTAGGTGGGACCAAATTCCTCTTACCAGCAGTGAAGTCGGTGTCTGTGCTATTCAAACAGCAGTGACTCCGATGTGGAACAACCCATTTTGTTATTTGTAAACTAGATAATTTAGCTGACTTGGTAGTATGAAAGTTTTAACTATTTTTATATACACTTAACATACTGTGGTCTCTTTGCCTGCTACTGCCATTTAACttccattttgtttttctgttttatacAAATAATGTAAAGCAATTTAACTTTTCCCTAAGGACTGTCACCCAGCAGTGGCAGACAGCCATTTTTATAACTGATGGAGTTCATATATTGGTGAGTATATAATTTAAATATGCAGTACAGAGAATTGAGAAATAATAGCATTTAAGATTTAGCTTTGCAAACATAGTGGCACTCAAAAAGTTAATTAAGCTTCTGCCTGTATGAAGAAGCTTCTCAAACAGGGTGCTAAAACCAAGGAACAAACATGTTTGAGCCAACCATGAACGCAATCACGGATGTACCTGAGCAAATCCTACGTTCTAAGGTATGTGAATGCCGCGAACTCTGGTGAAGGCTGAACCTCGCACATCTGTTAAGCTCAGACTTTATTACACACAAATTAGTGCTTAGCTAGAGCCCTTACAGCACGGGTGGTGCTTGTGCAAAAAAGACAGCAGCGATAAGCAGTGGGGAATGCCTCTCTTCCATTTGCCAAGAGGTAAGATATCCACCAGATCAGCTTTCTCTTCCTATTTCTGGGCTGTCttttatgtttttgtatgtgcaatGTATGGTTTACTTAAtttgagagaggagggaaggaaggaaaaaaaagcactttttctATTTTGAACTGTGACTTTGCAAAAGAAGCTAAGACTTTTATAGTTATCTGAAATAAAGTGTATGATGTTCATACCAAAATCTGTGTGCATTATTGAACATTCCAAGCATTTTTATTTCCTAGTAAGCTTTAGAGACTTTTTGTAATGGGTAAACTCTGTCATGAGGGCCTGATCACTAGCCTGAAAGAAACATTGTATGTACTGTAATCCTTCCTAGCCCTAGGCACAAAAAAATTCTCACAACCAAACTGAACAGGCACCATTGCTTAAAAGATAGTTATTGTTCATCCTGTCATACAGTTTTACTGCCCACATTACTGCTCTTCCTACTATTTCACAGGTGTGTTTTTTTGTGAGGGTGATCATAAAACTTATTGCATGATAAGGTGACAGTCGTAGAAAAAGATTCTGTCTCTCCCAGGATGAGTTCAGTTCATGTATTAACTCATACCTTAGTGTTCAGTACCCCTCCTCCTCAGCCATTCACCAGGGGAAGGATGCAGCTTGTGTGCTAGTCACTTTTTATGGTGAATGCACAAGTATATAGAGCAAGGGTCCTCATGACTCacttggccagtcaggttttcaggatatccacactaaaTATGCATAACAGCTTTTGGGAAATAATtcagtaagggccccttttagcaAACAGTTGTCAGTGAACACTAAGCGCATGATAAGATGGTGACGGGGAATGGGCATGAAAACTACCCCAGATTTACTCTTTACCCTTAGTGTTTTAGCTGGTCTCACCTATTAATGGAAAACTTAGCGCAGgacttgcaaaaagaaaaaagccctcTATTTGGACTGCAtttaaaatgggcttagcacagtgtttcccaagtcaataCAAGACTACCACTAAGGGCACCATTTTGCAGCTGGCACTAGATTAGGCAGAAGTGACTGGGCATTCCTCCTGCTtgagtcctggagtaccccttgccagtcaggttttcaggatatccacaataaatatgcatgaacttgatttgcaatcactgcctccattatatgcaaatgtttTTCACgcttattcactgtggatatcctgaaaacctgactggcacagtgggtactccaggaccagacctgGGAAACACTGGCTTAATGAATGGGAAATCCCCACATTAAAACTCGCTAAGCACATATCTTAATGCATTAAAAAAGAGGCCCCTAAACTAGCCTAAGACCATGGAGAAAAATTGAAATCTAGTCAGACTTAGGGAAATCAAATACAGAAAAGTATAGAATTTAacattttatctttaaaattacagGTGCTCATAAATTGTCACCACTATGATGCTGACGTCTATTGCGAGCAATTACCACAGTACATAATGGATGTTGAAAGTCCCATATTTAAAAAATCAATGTGTGCACAAAAACTATATTAAAAAATgaaaggggggaattcatcaaggggCGGTAAAAGATTGCCTTTAACCACACCTTGATTTCctgtgggattcagcaacctatgGGATCTCATTTGCGCAGGTTCTTGAATTCCGTTTTgaaggaataatgctgcttgcaagccaCCTCCCACGCAAAGCTGCGGCCTGatgcctcccctccacccaccaggTCAAGCTCTGCCCACCCCCACTCTGAAGGTAGCCCTTGCCCTCTCTAAGGGCTGCCTTTAGAACAGTGAAGGTCTGTCAGatcaggcaggagcaatgcccagtcgCTCTTGCCCAATCAAGCACCAGCtgcaaaatggcacccctagcgGTAGCTTACAAGACTACCGCTAAGGGCACTATTTTGCAGCTGGCACTGGATTAGGCAGAAGTGACTGGGCATTCCTCCTGCATGAAGACCTCCTCCCAGATCATCACTGTTAGAAGGGGCAAAGGCTATTTTAGGAGTGGGAGTGGGTGGGGCTTCAGCCAGAGGGGGGGCCCTGCTCAGTCAGCCTGGGAACATTGGGCTGCCACTTCATAGCTTGATGCTCCTGAGCAGTGAAATAATTATAACAAAAAGTTGGGGTAATACCATCATTTTTTGGCCTTAACGTGACTTGGGTATCACTGCAAGTCGCAGTACattatttgcatagtaatgagttgCAAAACATGAATTTACATGTTTTACATCTCATTGCTGCTTAACTCGCAGTGACTTAAATATCATGGTGGTAATTTAGTTCAAGCAACATTAGAAACCTTTACGgcacattaaggggcaaataatgcaacTTAATGCCCCAACACGACTTCATGAATTTTCCCCAGAATAATACGTCTCAACCCATGATACCCATGTACATAAATCTAGTGATCACCAAACTTATAAACATGGGGgtgtttttactaagctgcgctaaaaggacCGTGCACTACGATtggtgtggctgtaaaatggccatttccatttttttctattaatttccagattaacacatgagcccttactgacccctatttagtaggcagaaagggctcacgcactaaccgtACGCTAATCAgttggcatgtggcaatgtagctgcgctaaccgattagcgctggGCACACCTCTCCAGGCTCCAAACACGctccgccacttagtaaaaggacgccatGATCTGATGATCACTGGATGACTTATGGGATGAGATttaacaaaatagaaaaatgtctaggtgggttttttttgttgcatacattgatttttgtatttttgtatgtgggactttacataaaaaaatgtttgtgCAGTGATTGAATGTGGTAATCGCCAGCAATATGTGTCAGCTTTATAGTGGTGACAATTTCTGAACACCTgtacataaaaataatttttaattttaaagataatgttaaattgtatacatttttatttgatttgtcTAAGTTTGACTAGATTTCAAACAATGAATATGTTACATGTACTACCTACCTACATTAATCTATCTCATATACacagagtggagaagtagccaaATGGCTACAGCAGTGGTCTAGgagccaggttcaaattccactgctctcCCTGTGATTGTAGGCAAGTCACTGAACTCTTCGTTGCCTCAGGTATGAACTTTTGTGCCTGCTTACTAAAGGTTTTCTcccatatttttttttgtctgtgaaaaaaaaatgcttcctaAACAGGGCCCTCTGATTGTATACCCTCCAGAGACAAGGAAatagctactgtacctgaatataccactTCAGTCGCTTTggggcttgcaggtggtatataagaaactaaacaaacaaaacttTAATTCACTGTGCATAccatgaaatcctgactggctgggtgtgtcctaaggactaggttgagaagtaCTGGTGTAAGGAGTTAGTGAGAATGAGGGGAAACTGAAGGAGTTTATCTGACATCTTCCAGTCACAGTTGGGGCCCAAGCTCAAAAGCTCTTCCTGTTCTACTGGGAAGGGTGGACCACTCACAGAAAACTTCGAAAAAGATCACCATCTTTGTACTTGGAGAATTATGTTTGTCATCTAGAAATGTTTTTACCTACGTGCTTCAAGTCTTGTAGAAGCATTTAATTTTAGACAGACTTTGTCTATTGGCACTATAAATGTTTTAGTAATCTGCTTAGCGTATGGTGAGTGGAAGAATATAAAGGTAGTTTAGATAAGTAGCTACACCCAATCAGGGTCTCATCAGGCTAAGAATTAAACAGGACAGTATAGGAGGAAGGGTTGTTTGAAGATTGTATCCTTTCAGCAAACAAGGATATAGCACAAGGAGGTTAGATGGAGACGGCCCGAAGTAAAAAAGCTGAAACCAATGAGGTAGATCTCCCTTTCCCTATACCCTGTGCAGCCGTTATCCCTatacacacaaaacaaagcaaacaaatctatgagctgctgcttccacattggcgttctttattgttggtagcatttttatttgagttcacttatattttcaaccaTGGCagtttgtgcagcatatggatatgCACAAGGAAGTATCGGTTTCATTGGTTAGAGAGTAATTAGTTCTGAATCATAATCATTGTGGAGggtctggttatagggactccctgtatttgtgcataaatgttttcacctagtaaagggccaccaaaatagacatgttatgagaatcaggtgctcaacaatcagagttactatttataagtacaaaggTTTGTTTTAAACATTAATTAGATTGAAAGTTTGGAGCACAACCTCCTTTTTTCCTATgtgtacatcaaaagaaaatataGTATGTGACaactttctccttttgttttgtggaatgcagtggtatattataaaaatgcacttgcttttttttattaccactatttcacagagaggtattgaataatgagggaacagGTTCTTCATatagaagttctgtccagagttaGTCTAAATATGCCAACATTGTCCGGTTTAgtacactattagccaccaagttcatacaaacttagggccctgtttactaaggtgtactagtatgtttagcatgcactaaaattattgcacgctaaacgctagaaacacccatatgtTTAGCATGTGTGAAAAACACAAGCACacctatagtgtggcttagtaattaTGTTCCATGGAAAATAAatttgttggctgcctgctatatgaatattccatcaatttcattattgctaccaagtattacatattatgggtaTTTGCTTTAAACATTGTTTTAATtagtttatccagaccttacatgcacatggtattgatttttaaacccaaaggcaaagcCTAAGGGCAGTTGAACAGTTAGATATAAACTGATTTTACTTGTTATGGACTGtgttgggtcctactgatctgtacatctgctgtctagaattttggaagatggaaaagagGAAACAAGTTTTGGATGTATGCTGTAGACATTTACTGTTGCAATATGTGTATGGATAGctatgtgcatgtgataatgtttgaataattaTCTATACGTATGGCTATGATTTCcaaacatgcagcatcattataggtcagacttttaaatgcccagtgaGGTAtacatgctaatctcaactttgttaaatgtttcagacacagccatctacttgctcccatgatgttactgaattctattattctgtctcgctgtattttcaaatttaagccacattgaacctgagagTTTGCTtggggataatatgggatataaatgttttttaaaaatcctttatcctccaccgtttaaggcactgcctatccagctggatggtgatggcacaaggaaagcaaatttggtccagtgaagactacctcaaaataacctgttccttagctaggCTCTAGTATTactatattgaaaatgcaaccataccatgcctttctGGTCATGTTCCACTagtaagttaaatgattaactggttttcttgaaaggattatataacctttggatgcgtgattaggaacacaaacatacacttatttattcaatatcacaattcttcatatATAATCACAAAACaaacttttagggtggatagtgttcacaatgaactccttttattatcgaccagatagaagaaATAAGAatgttcagttttggcacagtgtaaGTCAGCA
Coding sequences:
- the CCNI2 gene encoding cyclin-I2 isoform X1, which translates into the protein MSCQTRSPGEVRKQIGTLLRLIRGPLKPLRSLWLAMKLTDTGIAMKFPGPSENQRLAFLLENALAVEARQWKVPLFQNCTIKGTDISPFHYEQVVLWIGELTSQFLFQPETFALAVNILNRLLASVKAQVKYLRCIAVSCFLLAAKTSEEDEVLPSVKKLAVQSDCRCSTAEVLRMERIILDKLHWDLFTATPVDFLNTFHAMVMSNWPQLLYRLAQMNPSRHVAFLTRQLQHCMACHQLVQFKGSTLALVIITLELERLTPDWFPVITDLLKKAQVDSSHFIHCKELVDQQLMVLPIANAIYIFNPANQIIRVHPKGRLLSRNSNGQHPQPLSNSRVTASQPALPEYDSASDHRYQDTTETDEFYDGFQHLYNEDAILEDATISNSDAGNKVRQEEHCSPCPPLQPPEIHWNS
- the CCNI2 gene encoding cyclin-I2 isoform X3, producing MKLTDTGIAMKFPGPSENQRLAFLLENALAVEARQWKVPLFQNCTIKGTDISPFHYEQVVLWIGELTSQFLFQPETFALAVNILNRLLASVKAQVKYLRCIAVSCFLLAAKTSEEDEVLPSVKKLAVQSDCRCSTAEVLRMERIILDKLHWDLFTATPVDFLNTFHAMVMSNWPQLLYRLAQMNPSRHVAFLTRQLQHCMACHQLVQFKGSTLALVIITLELERLTPDWFPVITDLLKKAQVDSSHFIHCKELVDQQLMVLPIANAIYIFNPANQIIRVHPKGRLLSRNSNGQHPQPLSNSRVTASQPALPEYDSASDHRYQDTTETDEFYDGFQHLYNEDAILEDATISNSDAGNKVRQEEHCSPCPPLQPPEIHWNS
- the CCNI2 gene encoding cyclin-I2 isoform X2, which encodes MHLYLHRLSRSLWLAMKLTDTGIAMKFPGPSENQRLAFLLENALAVEARQWKVPLFQNCTIKGTDISPFHYEQVVLWIGELTSQFLFQPETFALAVNILNRLLASVKAQVKYLRCIAVSCFLLAAKTSEEDEVLPSVKKLAVQSDCRCSTAEVLRMERIILDKLHWDLFTATPVDFLNTFHAMVMSNWPQLLYRLAQMNPSRHVAFLTRQLQHCMACHQLVQFKGSTLALVIITLELERLTPDWFPVITDLLKKAQVDSSHFIHCKELVDQQLMVLPIANAIYIFNPANQIIRVHPKGRLLSRNSNGQHPQPLSNSRVTASQPALPEYDSASDHRYQDTTETDEFYDGFQHLYNEDAILEDATISNSDAGNKVRQEEHCSPCPPLQPPEIHWNS